Proteins encoded together in one Dechloromonas sp. HYN0024 window:
- a CDS encoding adenylate/guanylate cyclase domain-containing protein, with product MNRPPFLVALRTGGVRPEDDAETRLKKTLLVFATGLVSAGSMLWLFLYGQMGPQFSATAPLIFQLAVVGNLLYYLRSGNFDRFRYSQLALFLFAPFAVQWSIGNFITASGTSLWGLLAPIGAVLFFGVRESLAWFIAYIFLTALSGFFDYFLADTLASNAPKVSTRTSVFFFALNFAAISSIVYLLLRYAVQEKAKAQASLEATHRLLQDEQERSERLLLNILPGPIAERLKHDSQTIADGFADVTVMFVDIVNFTRIAEKMTPQQVFAMLNRIFSSFDELAEHHATEKIKTIGDAYMVAGGLNNEQSNYTQSIAELAVAMRDLLHRDFTVNDMHLDVRIGIGTGPVVAGVVGKKKFIYDLWGDTVNLASRITSEGTPGMIHVDETTYQRLAEHFCFDQPKVLHLKGKGDTVVYRLDRLREANP from the coding sequence GTGAACCGCCCTCCCTTTCTTGTTGCCCTACGTACCGGTGGCGTCCGTCCCGAAGATGATGCCGAAACACGCCTGAAAAAGACATTGCTGGTTTTCGCCACCGGCCTCGTCAGCGCCGGATCGATGCTGTGGCTGTTCCTGTACGGGCAGATGGGGCCGCAGTTTTCGGCGACGGCCCCGCTGATTTTCCAATTGGCCGTTGTCGGCAACCTGCTGTATTACCTGCGCAGCGGCAATTTCGACCGCTTCCGTTATTCGCAGCTGGCGCTCTTTCTGTTTGCCCCGTTTGCCGTCCAGTGGAGCATCGGCAATTTCATCACGGCAAGCGGCACCAGCCTCTGGGGTTTGCTCGCGCCGATCGGTGCAGTCCTGTTCTTCGGCGTGCGTGAATCGCTGGCCTGGTTCATCGCCTACATTTTCCTCACTGCGCTTTCCGGATTTTTTGATTACTTCCTGGCCGACACCCTGGCCAGCAATGCGCCCAAGGTATCGACCCGGACCAGCGTATTCTTCTTTGCCCTCAACTTTGCCGCGATTTCCAGCATCGTTTACCTGCTTCTGCGCTACGCGGTGCAGGAAAAAGCCAAGGCCCAGGCCAGCCTGGAGGCCACCCACCGCTTGCTGCAAGATGAACAGGAACGCTCCGAACGCCTCCTGCTCAACATCCTGCCCGGCCCCATTGCCGAACGCCTGAAGCATGACAGCCAGACCATCGCTGACGGCTTTGCCGACGTCACGGTGATGTTTGTCGACATCGTCAATTTCACCCGGATCGCCGAAAAAATGACGCCGCAGCAGGTTTTTGCCATGCTCAACCGGATCTTTTCATCCTTCGATGAACTGGCCGAACACCACGCCACCGAGAAGATCAAGACCATCGGTGATGCCTACATGGTGGCGGGCGGCCTCAACAACGAGCAAAGCAACTACACCCAGTCGATCGCCGAACTGGCCGTCGCCATGCGCGACTTGTTGCATCGCGACTTCACGGTAAACGACATGCATCTCGATGTCCGCATCGGGATCGGTACCGGACCGGTGGTAGCAGGCGTCGTCGGCAAAAAGAAATTCATCTACGATCTGTGGGGCGACACCGTCAATCTGGCCAGCCGGATCACCAGCGAAGGAACGCCGGGCATGATCCACGTCGACGAAACCACCTATCAGCGACTAGCCGAGCACTTTTGCTTCGACCAGCCCAAGGTTTTGCACCTCAAGGGCAAGGGCGATACCGTGGTCTATCGACTGGACCGCTTGCGGGAAGCCAACCCCTAA
- a CDS encoding HAD family hydrolase — protein sequence MDNQTRAARIKLVAFDIDGVMTDGGLHYTDDGHELKTFNVQDGLGVVLLRRAGIDVAIITGRTSHVVSCRARDLGVEHVFHGVGDKGSVSAGLLEKLGLQWDELAFMGDDLIDLPAMTRCGFAIAPANARPIVKQHAHMVTEAGGGKGAVREAIEFILTAQGKLDAAFAPYLGAS from the coding sequence ATGGACAACCAAACCCGCGCTGCCCGCATCAAGCTCGTCGCCTTCGACATCGACGGCGTGATGACCGATGGCGGCCTGCATTACACCGACGACGGACACGAACTGAAAACCTTCAACGTCCAGGACGGCCTCGGCGTCGTCCTGCTCCGGCGCGCCGGCATCGACGTCGCCATCATCACCGGCCGCACCTCCCATGTCGTCTCCTGCCGCGCCCGCGACCTCGGCGTCGAGCATGTGTTCCACGGCGTCGGCGACAAGGGGTCGGTCTCCGCCGGCCTGCTCGAAAAACTCGGCCTGCAGTGGGATGAACTGGCTTTCATGGGCGATGACCTGATCGACCTGCCGGCCATGACCCGCTGTGGTTTCGCCATCGCCCCCGCCAATGCCCGCCCCATCGTCAAGCAACATGCTCACATGGTTACCGAGGCGGGCGGCGGCAAGGGTGCCGTGCGTGAAGCCATCGAATTCATCCTGACCGCCCAGGGCAAGCTCGATGCGGCTTTCGCCCCCTACCTCGGCGCATCATGA
- a CDS encoding prepilin-type N-terminal cleavage/methylation domain-containing protein produces MNSRQKGFTLVEIAIVLVIIGLLLGGVLKGQELINSAKVKNFANDFRNIPLFIYGYQDKFKALPGDDLNVATNVTGATLATTPAASQGNGVIDGNWDTALVTDESMLFWQHARLAGLASGGTVVANNNTYWPTNADGGRIGIESGSAHFIKNTDNATFLQGSYVVCSQGILGKFAKQLDTTMDDGNTDSGSMRVVALNHTRGNVALARANVDDATSYIVCMGL; encoded by the coding sequence ATGAATTCCCGCCAAAAGGGCTTCACCCTTGTCGAAATCGCCATCGTCCTGGTCATTATCGGGCTGTTGCTCGGTGGTGTTCTGAAGGGACAGGAGTTGATCAATAGCGCGAAGGTCAAGAACTTCGCCAACGATTTCAGAAATATTCCGCTGTTCATCTACGGCTACCAGGACAAGTTCAAGGCCCTGCCCGGTGATGACCTGAATGTTGCCACCAACGTCACTGGCGCAACGCTAGCCACGACACCCGCCGCCTCTCAAGGCAATGGTGTCATTGATGGCAACTGGGATACGGCGCTGGTAACCGACGAATCCATGCTGTTCTGGCAGCATGCCCGTCTGGCCGGCTTGGCCAGCGGCGGCACCGTTGTCGCGAACAACAACACTTACTGGCCAACCAATGCCGACGGTGGCCGTATCGGCATCGAAAGCGGCAGTGCTCATTTCATCAAGAACACCGATAACGCGACCTTCCTTCAAGGCTCCTATGTCGTTTGCTCGCAAGGCATCCTCGGCAAATTCGCCAAGCAACTCGACACCACCATGGATGATGGCAATACCGACTCCGGTTCGATGCGGGTCGTTGCACTTAATCACACGCGGGGTAATGTCGCGCTGGCGCGAGCCAATGTGGATGATGCGACCAGCTACATCGTGTGCATGGGTTTGTAA
- a CDS encoding sensor histidine kinase yields the protein MNIGIVSLTARRLAVWPHFLLAAHLFMLHTLAFGGWQIPAVRLLWVVALGLFLIWQPFVIGEQRIEFRQGGVLFALVLTSTLLLGPWLLLVWCGALAAAIGGRVLGTERRRERLGYLLAFGYLICVIVLGAVPEISPVVALDPLLRSVFARFMPLVLPFLLLFPAEARQRKAAQAFDLFYGVMVFLILAVFILGALAYMLLAGAGYVEALFKTSLAVAGALLVVAWAWNPHSGFAGIGAAISRYMMSAGMPLEEWLARLAEESERHADPVLFLDAIIGRLQEIPWVVGVSWTAGPRLGLSGTQTGYGHTCQANEISLSVHFRQAPSPAMDWHVEWLLRLAVEFYLVKAHTHRLQRMGYVQAIYETGARVTHDVKNLLQSLQVLCYAANQPGDPAEVAALLGRQLPQITDRLKATLDKLQSPDTERLQLGAAAVWWRAFKERYEHLPVVWLGEPTAGETLPGALFDSVAENLLQNALAKRQRQPGLTISVRFADGCLIVSDDGSAVAPSLSCALFREPVASEDGLGIGLYHAAQQAEGAGYLLALSDNRPGCVAFSLSPRR from the coding sequence ATGAACATTGGAATCGTCAGTTTGACGGCACGCCGCCTGGCCGTGTGGCCGCATTTTCTCCTGGCTGCGCATTTGTTCATGTTGCACACCCTGGCTTTTGGCGGCTGGCAAATTCCGGCTGTTCGCCTGCTGTGGGTGGTGGCGCTCGGCCTTTTCCTGATCTGGCAACCCTTTGTGATCGGCGAGCAGCGCATCGAATTCCGTCAGGGCGGGGTCTTGTTCGCACTGGTATTGACGTCGACCCTGCTGCTTGGGCCGTGGTTGCTGCTGGTCTGGTGTGGCGCTCTGGCGGCCGCGATTGGCGGTCGGGTGCTGGGGACCGAGCGGCGTCGGGAGCGCTTGGGCTACCTTCTGGCCTTCGGTTATCTGATCTGTGTCATCGTTCTTGGGGCGGTCCCGGAGATTTCTCCGGTGGTGGCACTTGATCCCCTACTGCGCAGCGTTTTCGCCCGCTTCATGCCTCTGGTGCTGCCGTTTCTCCTGCTATTTCCGGCCGAGGCACGGCAGCGAAAGGCCGCCCAGGCCTTTGACCTGTTCTATGGCGTGATGGTTTTTCTGATCCTTGCTGTCTTTATCCTGGGCGCCCTAGCCTACATGCTGTTGGCTGGCGCTGGTTATGTCGAGGCGCTGTTCAAAACCTCACTCGCTGTTGCGGGGGCCTTGCTGGTCGTTGCCTGGGCATGGAATCCACATAGTGGATTTGCCGGTATCGGCGCGGCGATTTCGCGTTACATGATGTCCGCCGGGATGCCGCTTGAGGAGTGGCTGGCCAGACTGGCCGAGGAGAGCGAGCGGCACGCCGATCCGGTGCTGTTTCTCGATGCGATTATCGGGCGCCTGCAGGAAATTCCCTGGGTCGTCGGAGTCTCGTGGACGGCCGGGCCGCGTCTGGGCTTGTCTGGTACCCAGACAGGGTACGGGCATACGTGTCAGGCCAACGAGATTTCGCTGTCGGTCCACTTTCGCCAGGCGCCGTCACCGGCCATGGACTGGCATGTCGAGTGGCTGCTGCGCCTGGCAGTCGAGTTTTATCTGGTCAAGGCGCATACCCATCGGTTGCAGCGCATGGGCTATGTCCAGGCCATTTACGAAACCGGGGCGCGGGTGACCCACGATGTGAAGAATCTCCTGCAGTCCTTGCAGGTACTGTGCTATGCCGCCAACCAGCCGGGCGATCCGGCCGAGGTGGCGGCCTTGCTTGGCCGTCAGTTGCCGCAGATTACCGATCGCCTGAAGGCGACGCTGGATAAATTGCAGTCCCCCGACACGGAGCGCCTTCAGTTAGGGGCGGCTGCCGTATGGTGGCGTGCCTTCAAGGAGCGCTACGAACATTTGCCGGTGGTCTGGCTGGGCGAACCCACAGCGGGCGAGACCTTGCCTGGAGCCTTGTTCGACAGCGTTGCCGAGAACCTCTTGCAGAATGCACTGGCCAAGCGTCAGCGCCAGCCGGGGCTGACCATCAGTGTGCGCTTTGCCGATGGATGCCTGATCGTGTCGGACGACGGCTCTGCCGTGGCCCCTTCGTTGTCCTGTGCCTTGTTCCGTGAGCCGGTGGCGTCGGAGGATGGCCTGGGCATCGGTCTGTATCACGCTGCCCAGCAGGCTGAAGGGGCGGGCTATCTGCTGGCGCTGTCCGACAATCGGCCGGGCTGCGTCGCCTTTTCCTTGTCGCCTCGACGTTAG
- the lptC gene encoding LPS export ABC transporter periplasmic protein LptC has protein sequence MKHWPSHVFPVIVLAILAGLSFWLQSTVDRGETRNDGKFRHDPDAIAENFEVRRFDEQGHIRYRLTGPYLVHYPDDDTSELKTPILTSYRTDGSQINVTGEHARVTAKGETVFLWDNVVITRPATADRQAMVARMPDLTAQPEAGLAFTGSPVEINQGQSWIKGIGMDLDNNTSTLVLHAQARGVYIRPRAAP, from the coding sequence ATGAAGCACTGGCCCAGCCACGTCTTTCCGGTCATCGTCCTGGCCATCCTGGCCGGGCTCAGCTTCTGGCTGCAAAGTACCGTTGACCGTGGCGAAACGAGGAACGATGGCAAGTTCCGTCACGACCCGGATGCCATTGCCGAGAATTTCGAAGTACGCCGTTTCGACGAACAGGGTCACATCAGGTATCGGCTGACCGGCCCCTACCTCGTGCACTATCCGGACGACGATACCTCCGAACTCAAAACGCCCATCCTCACCAGCTACCGCACCGATGGCTCACAGATCAACGTTACCGGTGAGCATGCCAGGGTGACTGCCAAGGGCGAAACGGTCTTTCTCTGGGACAATGTAGTGATTACCCGGCCAGCCACCGCCGACCGCCAGGCAATGGTCGCCCGCATGCCTGACCTGACCGCCCAACCCGAAGCCGGCCTCGCCTTTACCGGCAGCCCGGTTGAAATCAACCAGGGACAATCCTGGATCAAGGGCATCGGCATGGATCTTGACAACAACACCTCCACCCTCGTCCTGCATGCGCAGGCGCGCGGGGTATACATTCGACCCAGGGCCGCGCCATGA
- the lptA gene encoding lipopolysaccharide transport periplasmic protein LptA, with protein MKITIATLTLFLLISLTAHAERADRDKPMLLEANRASIDDAKKIQILEGDVLITKGTMSLKADRVVITEDQYGFQKGTAFGGKNGLAHFRQKREGKEEYIEGEGERIEYNTNSEILELFHRAWVKNGEDLVRGDYIWYDAISEKYLVTAGDSRDPKAPPARVRAVIQPKNKDSEPKPAPRGGALELKGTANLGSPNAQ; from the coding sequence ATGAAAATCACAATTGCCACGCTCACCCTCTTCCTCCTGATCAGCCTGACCGCGCACGCCGAGCGGGCCGACCGCGACAAGCCAATGCTGCTTGAGGCGAATCGCGCCTCGATTGACGACGCCAAGAAAATCCAGATTCTCGAAGGCGACGTCCTGATCACCAAAGGCACGATGAGCCTCAAGGCCGACCGCGTCGTCATCACCGAAGACCAGTACGGCTTCCAGAAAGGCACCGCCTTCGGCGGCAAGAACGGGCTCGCCCACTTCCGCCAGAAACGCGAAGGCAAGGAGGAATACATCGAGGGCGAAGGCGAACGCATCGAGTACAACACCAACAGTGAAATCCTCGAACTGTTCCATCGCGCCTGGGTCAAGAACGGCGAAGACCTGGTCCGGGGCGATTACATCTGGTACGACGCGATCAGCGAAAAATATCTCGTCACCGCCGGCGACAGCCGCGACCCGAAGGCCCCCCCGGCCCGTGTCCGCGCCGTCATTCAGCCCAAAAACAAGGACAGTGAACCGAAGCCTGCTCCCCGTGGCGGCGCCCTTGAACTCAAAGGTACCGCCAACCTCGGATCGCCAAACGCACAATAG
- a CDS encoding monovalent cation:proton antiporter family protein has protein sequence MMPEVYLTSDTALSALSLVLLLLGASVMAVVVFRRFNLPPVLAYLFVGSVIGPHALNLMNDVHRAEYLAEFGVVFLMFSIGLEFSLPKLYAMKRIVFGLGMLQVVLSMTLIAGLIMLFGISWQFGIALGGVFAMSSTAVLTKLLVERQQLDSPHGREIMGVLLFQDLAVVPLLVIIPSLTQPPEKLAMLLGVALLKAVIVLAVILVFGQRLMRKWFHFVARAKSSEVFVLNVLLITLGLATITELAGLSLALGAFVAGMLISETEYKLQVEEDIKSFRDVLMGLFFVTIGVKLDVHLLVGLWWQILLALVALLLIKALIVGLLSWRLGSSPGNAIRAGLWLCAGGEFGFVLLGEIIHLPREIQQVALTVLVLSMLIAPFIVQYSERIVVRFVASEWMMRSMQLTRIAAQSMGSEKHAILCGFGRNGQYLARFLAQEDINYVALDIDPDRVREAAAGGENVVYGDVGRKETLIAAGLMRASVVIVTVSDTLLAEKVLHHVQELRPDLPVVVRTVDERDMERLSRAGAAEVVPEALEAALMLASHALVLVGVPINRVLKRIRQTRSQRYSLLRGFYRGMTDRDHDEEDEHQPRLHSVLLASGAAAIGRTLDDLNLDELGCEVSAVRRRGIRAMEPAPETRLEEGDVVVVLGLPEAVTAAEDRLLQK, from the coding sequence ATGATGCCCGAAGTATACCTGACTTCAGACACGGCCTTGAGCGCACTCTCCCTCGTCCTCCTTTTGCTTGGCGCTTCGGTGATGGCCGTGGTGGTCTTTCGGCGTTTCAATCTGCCGCCCGTGCTGGCCTATCTGTTCGTCGGCAGCGTGATCGGGCCGCATGCGCTCAATCTCATGAACGACGTGCATCGGGCCGAATATCTGGCCGAATTCGGGGTTGTCTTCCTGATGTTCTCGATTGGCCTCGAGTTCTCGCTGCCCAAGCTGTACGCCATGAAGCGCATCGTTTTCGGTCTCGGTATGTTGCAGGTGGTGCTGAGCATGACGCTGATCGCCGGGCTGATCATGCTCTTTGGTATCAGCTGGCAATTCGGTATCGCGCTGGGCGGTGTTTTCGCCATGTCGTCAACGGCGGTGCTGACCAAGTTGCTGGTCGAGCGGCAGCAACTCGATTCGCCTCACGGGCGAGAAATCATGGGTGTGCTGCTCTTCCAGGATCTGGCCGTGGTGCCGCTGCTGGTGATCATTCCCTCGCTGACCCAGCCGCCGGAAAAGCTGGCGATGCTGCTCGGCGTCGCCCTATTGAAGGCGGTGATCGTGCTGGCGGTGATTCTCGTTTTTGGCCAGCGGCTGATGCGCAAGTGGTTCCACTTCGTGGCCCGCGCCAAATCGTCCGAAGTGTTCGTCCTCAACGTGCTGCTGATTACGCTCGGGCTGGCCACCATCACCGAACTGGCCGGCCTGTCGCTGGCCCTCGGGGCCTTCGTGGCCGGCATGCTGATTTCGGAAACCGAATACAAGCTGCAGGTGGAAGAGGACATCAAGTCCTTCCGCGATGTGCTGATGGGGCTCTTCTTCGTGACCATCGGGGTCAAGCTCGATGTGCACCTGCTGGTCGGTCTGTGGTGGCAGATCCTGCTGGCGCTGGTCGCCTTGCTGCTGATCAAGGCCTTGATTGTCGGTCTCCTTTCGTGGCGTCTCGGCTCCAGTCCCGGCAATGCCATCCGCGCCGGACTCTGGTTGTGCGCCGGCGGCGAATTCGGCTTCGTGCTGCTCGGCGAAATCATTCATCTGCCTCGGGAAATTCAGCAGGTCGCCCTGACCGTACTGGTCCTGTCGATGCTCATTGCACCATTCATTGTTCAATATAGCGAACGCATCGTCGTCCGTTTCGTCGCCAGCGAATGGATGATGCGCTCGATGCAACTGACGCGGATCGCCGCCCAGTCGATGGGCTCTGAGAAGCACGCCATCCTTTGTGGTTTTGGCCGAAACGGACAATATCTCGCCCGGTTTCTGGCCCAGGAAGACATCAATTACGTGGCGCTTGATATTGACCCGGATCGCGTCCGTGAAGCGGCGGCGGGTGGCGAAAACGTCGTCTATGGCGATGTCGGCAGAAAGGAAACGCTGATTGCGGCCGGGCTGATGCGGGCCAGCGTCGTTATCGTCACGGTCAGCGACACGCTATTGGCCGAAAAAGTCCTCCATCACGTTCAGGAATTGCGCCCGGATCTACCGGTCGTCGTTCGTACGGTCGACGAGCGCGACATGGAGCGTCTGTCCCGCGCCGGTGCTGCCGAGGTTGTTCCCGAGGCGCTGGAGGCCGCCCTGATGCTCGCCTCGCATGCGCTGGTCCTGGTCGGCGTGCCGATCAACCGCGTCCTCAAGCGCATCCGCCAGACGCGCTCCCAGCGCTACAGTCTGCTGCGCGGTTTCTATCGGGGCATGACCGACCGCGACCACGATGAAGAGGACGAGCACCAGCCGCGCCTTCACTCCGTTCTTCTCGCCTCTGGTGCGGCGGCCATCGGACGGACGCTGGATGATCTCAATCTCGATGAACTGGGCTGCGAGGTCAGCGCGGTTCGCCGTCGTGGCATCCGGGCCATGGAGCCGGCCCCGGAGACGCGCCTGGAAGAGGGCGACGTCGTGGTTGTCCTTGGCTTGCCGGAGGCGGTCACTGCCGCCGAGGATCGCCTGCTCCAGAAATGA
- a CDS encoding phasin family protein, which translates to MTFNFTTPEQFASANKATVDSLLSLANTALASAERIAALNLNTARSLVEDSVSGAKALMGAKDVQEALSIQASLAQPNVEKAVAYSRSVYEISAQTQEELSKMVEGQFGDFQKTVAGLLDKAAKSAPAGSDVAVAAVKSAIAAATSAFDNMNKAAKQVAEITEANVAAATNATVKAVGATAAASKKK; encoded by the coding sequence ATGACTTTCAACTTCACCACCCCCGAGCAATTCGCCTCCGCCAACAAGGCTACCGTTGATTCCCTGCTGTCGCTGGCCAACACCGCCCTGGCTTCGGCCGAGCGCATCGCCGCCCTGAACCTCAACACCGCCCGTTCGCTGGTTGAAGACTCTGTCTCCGGCGCCAAGGCCCTGATGGGTGCCAAGGACGTTCAGGAAGCCCTGTCCATCCAGGCTTCGCTGGCCCAGCCGAATGTCGAAAAGGCCGTTGCCTACTCGCGTTCCGTGTATGAAATCTCGGCCCAGACCCAGGAAGAACTGTCGAAGATGGTCGAAGGCCAGTTCGGCGACTTCCAGAAGACTGTTGCCGGCCTGCTCGACAAGGCTGCCAAGTCTGCTCCGGCTGGTTCTGATGTTGCCGTTGCTGCCGTCAAGTCGGCCATTGCTGCCGCCACCTCGGCTTTCGACAACATGAACAAGGCTGCCAAGCAGGTTGCTGAAATCACCGAAGCCAACGTCGCTGCCGCGACCAACGCCACGGTCAAGGCTGTCGGCGCCACCGCCGCCGCTTCCAAGAAGAAGTAA
- a CDS encoding type II secretion system F family protein gives MLFDYKAVSAEGRMTYGRIDAINLTDLEMRLRRMNLDLINGTPITHRSLFGAQRVPRLELINFCFHLEHLTRAGVPILEGLTDLRDSVEHPRFREVMAGMIESIEGGQTLSHAMDTHPEIFSQVFVNLIRAGETSGQLPEVLDSLTESLKWEDELASHTKKLLMYPAFVATIVLSATFFLMIYMVPQLKMFVKNMGQVLPPHTKLLFFISDLLVAYWYVFLALPVLAVVVVQAALRSNPLVRFRMDEIKLHLPVVGSILQKIILARFANTFAMLYASGIPVLESIRTTQAIVGNLVMRKALERVEQSIREGQNVAGAFHDAGLFPPLVVRMLRIGESTGGLDKALLNVSYFYNRDVKEAVGKAQTLIEPMLTLFMGALLGWIMLSVIGPIYDVISKIKT, from the coding sequence ATGCTTTTCGATTACAAGGCGGTCAGCGCAGAAGGGCGGATGACTTACGGCCGGATCGATGCGATCAATCTGACCGATCTTGAGATGCGCCTGCGGCGGATGAATCTCGACCTTATCAACGGTACGCCGATCACCCATCGCAGCCTGTTTGGGGCGCAGCGCGTACCGCGCCTTGAACTGATCAATTTCTGCTTTCACCTCGAACATCTGACCCGGGCCGGCGTCCCCATCCTCGAAGGGCTGACCGACCTGCGCGATTCGGTTGAGCACCCCCGCTTCCGCGAAGTCATGGCCGGCATGATCGAAAGCATCGAAGGCGGCCAGACCCTGTCGCATGCGATGGATACCCATCCCGAAATTTTCAGTCAGGTCTTCGTCAACCTCATCCGGGCCGGCGAGACCAGCGGCCAGTTGCCCGAGGTACTGGACAGCCTGACCGAGTCGCTGAAATGGGAGGACGAACTGGCCTCGCACACGAAGAAGCTGCTGATGTACCCGGCCTTTGTCGCGACTATCGTGCTCTCTGCCACCTTCTTCCTGATGATCTACATGGTGCCGCAGCTCAAGATGTTCGTGAAGAACATGGGGCAGGTGCTGCCGCCCCATACCAAGCTGCTGTTTTTCATCTCCGACCTGCTGGTTGCTTACTGGTATGTCTTCCTCGCCCTCCCGGTACTGGCCGTTGTGGTCGTGCAGGCGGCGCTGCGCAGCAATCCGCTGGTGCGCTTTCGCATGGATGAAATCAAGCTGCACCTGCCGGTCGTTGGCAGCATCCTGCAAAAGATCATTCTGGCCCGCTTTGCCAACACTTTTGCCATGCTTTACGCGTCCGGCATCCCGGTCCTCGAGTCGATCCGCACGACCCAGGCCATTGTCGGCAACCTGGTCATGCGCAAGGCGCTGGAGCGGGTCGAGCAGTCGATCCGCGAAGGACAGAATGTGGCCGGCGCCTTTCACGATGCCGGGCTCTTTCCACCCCTCGTCGTCCGCATGCTGCGCATTGGCGAAAGTACCGGTGGCCTGGACAAGGCACTGCTCAACGTCAGCTATTTTTACAACCGTGACGTCAAGGAAGCCGTCGGCAAGGCCCAGACACTGATCGAGCCGATGCTGACTCTTTTCATGGGCGCCCTGCTTGGCTGGATTATGCTGTCGGTCATCGGTCCCATTTACGACGTCATCAGCAAGATAAAAACGTGA
- a CDS encoding phasin family protein: MSNPNFEQLTAAQKANAEVMTTLLRTAFNGVERLTALNMAASREFFNNTMAGTQQLLSAKDANAVAKLNTELAQPNAAKWMDYSRSVYELVSEMQKEVTSVMEAQYSTFTKNATSAVDKAKSSAPVGGDVFAATMQSMLNASTKAFDNMTGMAKQLSDIAEANMAAAGKVAAPAKSATAAAAKKAAK; encoded by the coding sequence ATGAGCAACCCGAATTTTGAACAACTGACCGCCGCCCAAAAAGCCAACGCCGAAGTCATGACGACCCTGCTGCGCACCGCCTTCAACGGCGTCGAGCGCCTGACCGCCCTGAACATGGCCGCTTCCCGCGAATTCTTCAACAACACCATGGCCGGCACCCAGCAACTGCTGAGCGCCAAGGATGCCAATGCTGTTGCCAAGCTGAACACCGAACTGGCCCAGCCGAACGCCGCCAAGTGGATGGACTACTCGCGTAGCGTCTACGAACTGGTTTCCGAAATGCAGAAGGAAGTCACTTCGGTCATGGAAGCCCAGTACAGCACCTTCACCAAGAACGCCACCAGCGCCGTCGACAAGGCCAAGTCCTCCGCACCGGTCGGTGGTGACGTCTTCGCCGCCACCATGCAGTCCATGCTGAACGCCTCGACCAAGGCTTTCGACAACATGACCGGCATGGCCAAGCAACTGTCCGACATCGCTGAAGCCAACATGGCTGCCGCCGGCAAGGTTGCCGCCCCGGCCAAGAGCGCCACGGCTGCTGCTGCCAAGAAGGCTGCCAAGTAA
- a CDS encoding SIS domain-containing protein produces MNPSQSTARFSPERALELGRQTLSIEAAAVLALKDRINEDFSRAVELILNCHGRLIVSGMGKSGHIARKIAATMASTGTPAYFVHPAEASHGDLGMITRDDVLLALSNSGESGELLSILPALKRQGAKIISMTGAPTSTLAREADVHLDAGVSQEACPHNLAPTASTTAALALGDALAVALLDARGFGPEDFARSHPGGSLGRRLLTHVRDVMRADDRVPAVAPTTPITDAIIAMSRGGLGLVAITDPANVVLGIFTDGDLRRAFEKRIDLQSGDIASVMHAAPRTIGPERLAVEAVEMMERLRINALLVVDADNHLIGALNMHDLFTAKVI; encoded by the coding sequence ATGAACCCAAGCCAATCTACCGCCCGCTTCTCGCCGGAACGCGCTCTGGAACTGGGCCGTCAGACCCTGAGCATTGAAGCGGCTGCGGTCCTCGCGCTAAAAGACCGGATTAACGAAGATTTTTCGCGCGCCGTCGAGCTGATCCTCAACTGCCATGGCCGCCTAATCGTCAGCGGCATGGGAAAATCCGGCCACATTGCCCGCAAGATCGCCGCCACCATGGCCAGCACCGGCACCCCGGCTTATTTTGTCCATCCTGCCGAAGCCAGTCATGGCGATCTCGGCATGATCACCCGCGACGACGTCCTGCTCGCCCTTTCCAACTCCGGCGAATCCGGCGAGTTGCTGAGCATCCTGCCTGCCCTCAAGCGTCAGGGTGCCAAGATCATTTCGATGACTGGCGCCCCGACCTCGACCCTGGCCCGCGAAGCAGACGTGCACCTCGATGCCGGCGTCAGCCAGGAAGCCTGTCCGCACAACCTGGCACCGACCGCCAGTACGACAGCGGCGCTGGCCCTTGGCGATGCGCTCGCTGTCGCCCTGCTCGACGCGCGCGGCTTTGGCCCTGAGGATTTCGCCCGCTCCCACCCCGGTGGCTCGCTCGGTCGCCGCCTGCTCACCCACGTCCGCGACGTCATGCGCGCCGACGACCGGGTGCCGGCAGTCGCCCCGACCACCCCGATCACCGATGCGATCATCGCCATGTCGCGCGGCGGCCTCGGCCTGGTCGCCATCACCGACCCGGCCAATGTCGTCCTCGGCATCTTCACCGATGGTGACCTGCGCCGCGCCTTCGAAAAGCGTATCGATCTGCAGTCGGGGGACATCGCCTCGGTCATGCATGCCGCGCCGCGCACCATCGGCCCCGAGCGCCTCGCCGTCGAAGCTGTCGAAATGATGGAACGCTTGCGCATCAACGCCCTGCTCGTCGTCGATGCCGACAATCACCTGATCGGTGCCCTCAACATGCACGACCTCTTCACCGCCAAGGTCATCTGA